The DNA sequence GACGACGAGGCCAGCCACCTGGCTTCGCGCAACGAAAGCGGCCGCATCCTGCGCGACAACGTCTATGGCAGCCTGGAAGACGATGCCCAGCGTCGCGACTTCACGATCAACGCGCTGTATTACGACCCCTCGACCGAGCGCATCCTCGACCATACCCATGGCGTACATGACATTCGAAATAGGCTGATCCGCCTGATCGGCGATCCCGAGCAGCGTTATCAGGAAGATCCGGTGCGCATGCTGCGAGCGGTCCGCTTCGCCGCCAAACTGGACTTCGAGATCGAGCAGCACAGCGCCGAACCCATTGCCGAACTGGCCGATCTGCTGAACGATGTACCCTCAGCCCGCCTATTCGACGAAATCATCAAGCTGTTCCTCAGCGGCAAGGCTGAGCGCACCTTCGACTTGCTGCTGGAGCACGACCTTTTCGCGCCGCTATTCCCGGCTAGCGCCGAGGCGCTGGAAGACAATCCCGAGTACACCGACACGCTGATCCGCAATGCGCTGGCCAATACCGATCAGCGCATTGCCCAAGGCAAGCCCGTCACTCCCGCGTTCCTGTTCGCCGCCCTGCTGTGGCCGGCGCTGCCGGCGCGCGTCGCCGAAGCGCAGGCCAGAGGATTGCCGCCCATACCGGCGATGCAGGATGCCGCGCATGAGCTGATCTGGGAACAGTGCCAGCGCACCGCCATACCCAAACGTTTCACCATGCCGATGCGGGAAATCTGGGACATGCAGGAGCGTCTGCCGCGCCGTCAGGGTCGTCGCGCCGATCAGCTGCTGGACAATCCGCGCTTTCGTGCGGGCTACGATTTCCTCCTGCTGCGCGAGAGTGCCGGCGAGCAGACCGACGGTTTGGGCGAATGGTGGACCGACTATCAGGAGGCCAGCGACAGCGAACGTCGCAACATGATTCGCGGCCTCAGCAGCAAGGACAACGCCAACGGAGCGCCGCGCAAACGCCGCCGCAGCAACAATCGACGCAAGCGCGGCCCGAACGAAAGCGCACCGACCTCCGACGAATAATGGAACGGGTTTATATCGGCCTGGGCAGCAATCTGGCCGAACCACGCGAGCAGTTGCGCGGTGCGCTCAAGGCATTGGCGGCCGTCCCCTCTTCTCGGCTCGTTGCGGTGTCTT is a window from the Pseudomonas sp. MTM4 genome containing:
- a CDS encoding polynucleotide adenylyltransferase PcnB, encoding MLKKLFQSFRLPLRRLPHPRRTPEILSSRQHSLHRNDLSRHAVSVVERLQHAGYEAYVVGGCVRDLLLDLDPKDYDVATSATPEQVRAEFRNARVIGRRFKLVHVHFGREIIEVATFRANHPEEDDDEASHLASRNESGRILRDNVYGSLEDDAQRRDFTINALYYDPSTERILDHTHGVHDIRNRLIRLIGDPEQRYQEDPVRMLRAVRFAAKLDFEIEQHSAEPIAELADLLNDVPSARLFDEIIKLFLSGKAERTFDLLLEHDLFAPLFPASAEALEDNPEYTDTLIRNALANTDQRIAQGKPVTPAFLFAALLWPALPARVAEAQARGLPPIPAMQDAAHELIWEQCQRTAIPKRFTMPMREIWDMQERLPRRQGRRADQLLDNPRFRAGYDFLLLRESAGEQTDGLGEWWTDYQEASDSERRNMIRGLSSKDNANGAPRKRRRSNNRRKRGPNESAPTSDE